The Numida meleagris isolate 19003 breed g44 Domestic line chromosome 7, NumMel1.0, whole genome shotgun sequence genome contains a region encoding:
- the LOC110402952 gene encoding riboflavin-binding protein — protein sequence MLRFAVTLFAVITSSTCQKYGCLEGDTHKVKPSPEPNMRECTLYSESSCCYANFTEQLARSPVIKVSNSYWNRCGQLSKSCEDFTKKIECFYRCSPHAAHWINLSYTAAIQSVPLCQSFCDDWYEACKDDSICARNLLTDWEWDESGENHCKSECKPYSKMYANGTDMCQNMWGESFEVSESSCLCLQMNKKDMVAIKYLLSESSEESSSISSSEEHACQKKLLKFEALQQEEGEETR from the exons ATGCTGAGGTTTGCTGTCACCCTCTTTGCTGTCATCACATCATCTACCTGCCAGAAGTATGGATGTCTGGAAGGGGACACCCACAAAGTGAAGCCAAGTCCTGAGCCAAACATGCGTGAATGCACTCTGTATTCTGAAT CTTCCTGTTGCTATGCAAACTTCACAGAGCAATTGGCTCGTTCCCCAGTAATTAAAGTAAGCAACAGCTACTGGAACAGATGTGGGCAGCTCAGTAAATC CTGTGAagatttcacaaagaaaattgaGTGCTTTTACCGGTGTTCTCCGCACGCTGCTCACTGGATCAATCTCAGTTACACTGCTGCTATTCAGTCTGTTCCACTGTGTCAAAGCTTCTGTGATGACTG GTACGAAGCCTGCAAAGATGATTCCATTTGTGCTCGTAACTTGCTGACGGACTGGGAATGGGATGAAAGTGGGGAAAACCACTGTAAGAGTGAATGCAAGCCGTACAGTAAG ATGTATGCAAATGGGACCGACATGTGCCAGAATATGTGGGGGGAATCATTTGAGGTGAGCGAATCCTCCTGCCTCTGCTTGCAAATGAACAAGAAGGACATGGTGGCAATCAAGTACCTCCTCTCTGAAAGCTCAGAGGAAAGCTCCAGcatcagcagcagtgaggagcaTGCCTGCCAAAAGAAACTCCTGAAGTTTGAGGCACTACAgcaagaggaaggggaagagacaAGATGA
- the TMEM69 gene encoding transmembrane protein 69 translates to MFHLVQRCCFRTPLRLQKLTGPRLLLHGKNKTSCSSPSLSLQRNVCLLSRPLSLSRASVCAVKLQAFHTSFPLLKKKPPQEPRREPGLLQQSMKSLKESPKPALYLSLAGLIPFVSVPLLMVIQRTYHPELAFLQVTYGAVIVSFIGGMRWGFAIPENSPAKPDWLNLANSIILPLLAWQALLFKDITSSTVMLVISLGIALHYDLSLLPTYPVWFKGLRIVVTVVAAFSLLATLAVKMVSENELINSRPKRQNTKQ, encoded by the exons ATGTTTCATCTCGTACAGCGATGCTGCTTCCGCACACCTCTCCGA CTACAGAAGTTAACTGGTCCCAGACTACTCCTGCACGGAAAGAATAAGACaagctgctcctctcccagcctctctctgcagagaaacGTTTGTCTTCTCTCAAGACCTCTGAGCCTCAGCAGAGCATCAGTGTGTGCAGTCAAGCTCCAGGCTTTTCACACCTCTTTCCCACTCTTAAAGAAAAAGCCTCCCCAAGAACCTCGCCGAGAGCCAGGCCTGTTGCAGCAGAGCATGAAATCACTCAAGGAGTCTCCGAAGCCAGCCCTTTACTTAAGCCTTGCAGGGCTAAttccatttgtttctgtgccGCTATTAATGGTTATCCAAAGGACATACCACCCAGAGCTGGCGTTTCTTCAGGTTACGTATGGTGCTGTAATTGTCTCTTTCATAGGGGGAATGAGGTGGGGATTTGCCATCCCAGAAAACAGCCCAGCCAAGCCAGACTGGCTGAACCTGGCCAACAGCATCATTCTTCCTCTGCTTGCCTGGCAAGCCTTGCTTTTTAAAGATATCACTAGCAGTACAGTAATGCTTGTAATCAGCTTAGGGATAGCACTACACTATGACCTCTCCCTTCTTCCTACCTATCCTGTTTGGTTTAAAGGACTGAGGATAGTGGTAACAGTGGTGGCAGCGTTCTCACTATTAGCTACTTTAGCAGTGAAGATGGTTTCAGAGAATGAGCTAATTAACAGCAGACCTAAAAGGCAGAACACAAAACAATGA
- the IPP gene encoding LOW QUALITY PROTEIN: actin-binding protein IPP (The sequence of the model RefSeq protein was modified relative to this genomic sequence to represent the inferred CDS: deleted 1 base in 1 codon) translates to MRTPATGTAHALRSGASTARCGRWRAELRMRECCPSGRCEAVRGGGASASAMACAAAASAGGSSFSDRHARLLLAQINRLRVGQSFCDVRLEVGSEAFSVHRLVLAASSPYFAALFAGGMKESGRDVVRIAGVEAGIFHTLLDFIYTGVVSIGEHNVQELIVAADMLQLSEVVELCCEFLKGQIDPLNCIGFFQFSEQIACHDLLEFTESYIHAHFLEVQAGEEFLALSKEQLVKILRSEDLSIEDEYQVFLAAMQWILKDLGKRRKYVVEVLEPVRFPLLPAQRLLKYIEGIPDFSLRVALQTLLKEYCEVCKSPKENKVSSFLQASKGRPRRKARKYLYAVGGYTRLQGGRWSDSRALSCVERFDTFSHYWTTVSSLHQARSGLGVAVVGGMVYAIGGEKDSMIFDCTECYDPVTKQWTIVASMNHPRCGLGVCTCYGAIYALGGWVGAEIGNTIERFDPEENSWDVVGSMAVPRYYFGCCEIQGLIYVVGGISHEGVELRSVEVYDPISKRWSELPPMGTRRAYLGVSALNDCIYAVGGWNESQDALATVERYSFEEEKWVEVAPMKMPRAGVCVVAVNGFLYASGGRAPSHDFAAPVTSDSVEVYNPHMDSWTEIANMITSRCEGGVAVL, encoded by the exons ATGCGCACTCCCGCCACCGGCACTGCGCATGCGCTGCGGAGCGGCGCGAGTACGGCCCGCTGCGGGCGCTGGCGGGCGGAACTACGCATGCGCGAGTGCTGCCCCTCAGGGCGGTGTGAGGCCGTGAGGGGAGGT GGCGCCTCAGCCAGCGCCATGGCGTGCGCCGCGGCGGCCAGCGCCGGCGGGAGCTCCTTTTCGGACCGCCACGCCCGCCTCCTGCTGGCTCAGATCAATCGCCTGCGAGTCGGGCAGAGCTTCTGCGACGTGAGGCTGGAGGTGGGCAGCGAGGCGTTCTCCGTGCACCGCTTGGTGCTGGCGGCTAGCAGCCCGTACTTCGCGGCGCTCTTCGCGGGCGGCATGAAGGAATCGGGCCGGGACGTGGTGCGGATCGCGGGCGTCGAGGCGGGCATCTTCCACACGCTGCTGGACTTCATCTACACGG GCGTGGTGAGCATCGGCGAGCACAACGTGCAGGAGCTGATCGTCGCCGCGGACATGCTGCAGCTCAGCGAGGTGGTGGAGCTGTGCTGCGAGTTCCTGAAGGGCCAGATCGACCCACTGAACTGCATCGGCTTCTTCCAGTTCTCCGAGCAGATCGCCTGCCACGACCTGCTGGAGTTCACCGAGAGCTACATCCACGCGCACTTCCTGGAGGTGCAGGCTGGGGAGGAGTTCCTGGCACTGAGCAAGGAGCAGCTGGTGAAGATCTTGCGGAGTGAGGATCTGAGCATCGAGGACGAGTACCAGGTGTTCCTGGCTGCCATGCAATGGATTTTGAAGGatctgggaaaaagaaggaagtacGTAGTGGAAGTGCTGGAGCCTGTGCGATTCCCTCTGTTGCCAGCGCAGAGACTCTTAAAGTACATAGAAG GTATTCCAGATTTCAGCCTTCGGGTGGCCCTGCAAACTCTGTTGAAAGAATACTGTGAAGTCTGTAAATCTCCCAAAGAAAACAAGGTCAGCAGTTTTCTGCAAGCTTCTAAAGGTCGTCCACGGAGGAAAGCCAGGAAATACCTTTATGCAGTAG GAGGGTACACCCGACTGCAAGGAGGACGTTGGAGTGACAGCAGAGCCCTCAGCTGTGTGGAGCGATTTGACACTTTCAGCCACTACTGGACTACAGTGTCTTCCCTCCACCAGGCCCGGAGCGGGCTGGGTGTGGCTGTTGTCGGAGGAATGGTCTATGCCATTGGAG GTGAGAAGGACTCAATGATTTTTGACTGTACTGAATGTTATGATCCTGTCACTAAGCAGTGGACCATTGTGGCCTCCATGAACCATCCTCGTTGTGGACTGGGAGTGTGTACATGCTATGGTGCTATCTATGCTTTAG GAGGTTGGGTTGGAGCAGAGATTGGCAACACAATTGAAAGATTTGATCCTGAAGAAAATAGTTGGGATGTGGTGGGAAGCATGGCTGTGCCCCGTTATTACTTTGGATGTTGTGAAATACAAG GTCTGATTTATGTTGTTGGCGGTATCAGCCATGAAGGAGTAGAGCTGCGTTCTGTTGAAGTCTATGACCCAATATCTAAACGCTGGTCTGAGCTTCCTCCCATGGGCACCCGAAGAGCGTACCTTGGTGTGTCTGCTCTCAACGATTGTATCTATGCTGTAGGAGGCTGGAACGAATCTCAAGATGCACTTGCTACTGTAGAAAGATACTCCTTTGAAGAG GAAAAGTGGGTTGAAGTTGCGCCAATGAAGATGCCAAGAGCTGGTGTCTGTGTTGTGGCTGTGAATGGATTTCTTTATGCCTCGGGAGGCCGTGCTCCCAGTCATGACTTTGCTGCTCCGGTAACCTCTGACTCTGTTGAAGTTTATAACCCTCAtatggacagttggactgaaATTGCCAACATGATCACCAGCCGCTGTGAAGGAGGTGTGGCTGTGCTgtaa